CGATCGCGCGGTTGATGATCCGTGCGCCCGTCTCACCGAAGAGGTAGACCGGCGCCCCGATGACGGGGTTCCTGCCGGCAAATCTTTCAGGTGCCAGGACAGAGGGGGCTTTCGGCGTTGCGCCCGTCGGGCGCGGCCATAAGCCCGTCATCCGTCCCGCGAAAGCCTGATTATGACCTCATCCTCCGACAGCGCCGCCCTCAAGACCACGCCGCTTCATGCGCTGCATCTGGCGCTCGGCGCCAAGATGGTGCCCTTCGCCGGCTATGACATGCCGGTGCAATATCCGACCGGCATCCTGACGGAGCATCTTCATTGCCGGGCGGCGGCGGGGCTGTTCGATGTCTCGCATATGGGGCAGCTGCGCCTGACCGGGCGCCATGCCGCGCAGGCGCTCGAAGCGCTGGTCCCGGCCGATATCCAGGCGCTGGAACCGATGCGCCAGCGTTACACGCAGTTCACCGACGCGAACGGCGGCATCCTCGACGATCTGATGGTGACCAACGCCGGCGATCATCTCTTCCTGGTGGTGAATGCCGACTGCAAGGACGCGGACCTGGCGCATCTCCAGGCGAAGCTGCCGGGCGTGATCGCGATCAAGCCGCTGCCGGACCAGGCGCTGCTGGCGCTGCAGGGCCCGAAGGCCGTGACCGTGCTGGCGCGCATGGCCCCGGAGGTCGCCCGGATGAAATTCATGTCCGCGGCCGAGGTCACGCTCGAGGGTGTGACCTGCTTTGTCACCCGGTCGGGCTATACCGGCGAAGACGGCTATGAGATCTCGATCCCGGCGGAGAAGGCGGTGGCCTTCGCCAAGCGCCTGCTGGATCAGCCCGAGGTGAAGCCGATCGGCCTCGGCGCGCGCGATTCGCTGCGACTCGAGGCGGGCTTGTGCCTCTATGGCCATGACATCGACACCACCACCTCGCCGGTCGAGGCCGACCTGGTCTGGAGCATCGGTAAGCGCCGGCGCGCCGAAGGCGGCTTTCCCGGCGCCGCGCGGATCCAGCGCGAATTGAAGGAAGGCACGTCGCGAAAGCGCGTCGGCATCCTGCCCGCCGGACGGGCACCGGTGCGCGACGGCACCGAGCTGATGGCCGGCGCCAAGCGCATCGGCAAGGTCACGAGCGGCGGCTTCGGCCCCAGCCTCGGCGGTCCGCTCGCCATGGGCTATGTCGAGACCGGCTTCGCCAAACCTTCTCAAGAACTCGAGGCCATCGTGCGCGGCAAGCCCTTGCCGGTGCAGGTGGCGCCGCTTCCCTTCGTCAAGACCAGCTATTACCGCGGGTAAAGAGGAGTCTTCATGAGCACGCTGCGTTACACGGAAGAGCATGAATGGATCCGCGTCGAGGGCGACACCGCGACCATCGGCATCAGTGCCTATGCGCAGGAGCAGCTGGGCGACGTGGTGTTCGTCGATCTGCCCCAGCCCGGCAAGAAGGTCGAGAAGGGAAAAGAGGTCGCGGTCGTGGAATCGGTCAAGGCCGCGAGCGAGGTCTATGCGCCGGTCTCGGGCGAAGTGGTCGCGGTCAACAGCGACCTCGCCACCGAGCCCGCGCGGGTCAACAGCGATCCGATGGGAAATGGCTGGTTCGTGAAGCTGAAGCTTTCCAACAAGGCGGAGCTCGACGGGCTGATGGACCAGGCAGCCTATGACGCCTATGTGAAGGGTCTTCACTGATGCGCTATCTGCCGCTCACGCCCGCCGACCGCCAGTCCATGCTGGCGCGCATCGGCGTGCGTTCGATGGACGATCTCTATCGCGACGTGCCGCCCAAGGCGCGCCGCGACAAGCCGGTGGACCTCCCCTCCCATCAGGGCGAGCTCGAGGTCGAGCGCGCGATCGGCGCGCTGGCGGCGAAGAATCTCGGCACCGCAAAGGCGCCGAGCTTCCTGGGCGCCGGCGCCTATCGCCATCACGTGCCGGCCGCGGTCGATCACCTGATCCAGCGCGGCGAGTTCCTCACCTCCTACACGCCCTATCAGCCGGAGGTGACGCAAGGCACGCTCGAATACCTGTTCGAGTTCCAGACGCAGGTGGCGCTCCTGACCGGGATGGAGGTCGCCAACGCCTCGATGTATGACGGCGGCACCGCCTGCGCCGAAGCGGTGATGATGGCCAACCGCGTGACGCGGCGCTCGAAGGCCGTGCTCTCGGGCGCGCTCCATCCGCATTACGCCGAGATCACCCGCACCCATGCGCATTTCCTGGGCTTCAAGGTCGAGCAGCCGCCGGCCGATCCCGAGGGCAAGGAGGATCTGGCCCGGCTCGTCGACGCCGACACCTCCTGCGTGGTGGTGCAGAACCCGAACGTGTTCGGCCATATCCAGGATCTGAGCGGGCTGGCCGAAGCCTGTCACAAGGCGGGGGCGCTGCTCGTTGTCGCGGTGACCGAAGTGGTCTCGCTGGGCGCGATCGAGCCGCCGGGTGCAATGGGCGCCGACATCGTGGTGGCCGAAGGCCAGGCGCTCGGCAACTCGCTGGGCTTCGGCGGACCCTATGTCGGGCTATTCGCGACCCGCGAGAAATTCCTGCGCCAGATGCCGGGCCGTCTCGTCGGCGAGACCAAGGACGTCGATGGCCGGCGCGGCTGGGTGCTGACGCTCTCGACACGCGAGCAGCATATCCGCCGCGAGAAGGCGACCAGCAACATCTGCACCAATTCGGGCCTCTGCGCGCTCGCCTTCACCATCCATCTGACGCTCCTGGGTGAAGCGGGATTCCAGCGGCTGGCGGCGCTCAATCACGCCGCCGCCTGCATGCTCGCCGACAAGCTGGCGACGCTCCCGGGTGTCTCGGTTCTCACCCGCAGCTTCTTCAACGAATTCACGGTGAAGCTGCCGAAGCCCGCCGGACCCGTGGTCGAGGCGCTCGCCAAGCGCGGCATCCTCGGCGGCGTGCCGGCATCGCGGCTCTGGCCGAATGAGAAGGCGCTCGAGAATCTGTTGCTGGTGGCGGCGACCGAAACCAACACGGGCGCCGACATGGACGCGCTCGCGGCCGCGCTCAAAGAGGTGCTGGCATGAGAGTTCCCGCTCAGTCTTGCGCGCAACCCCTCCCCCTACCCCCTCCCGCAAGGGGAGGGGGCGGGAATAGAACTGAACCCTCTCGTCTTTTTGATGGGGGACAGCAAAGGCGGTGCGGCAACAAAAATCCACGCCCCCTCCCCCTGCGGGAGGGGGTCGGGGGAGGGGTCCTCACACTCGCCGCCGCCCATGGAGTCTCCGCATGAACGTCGATCCGGTCACCGGCACCTATAGCGGCAATCGCGGGCTTCAGGTCGAGGAGCCGCTGATCTTCGAGCAGGGCGAGGAGGGGCGCTGCGGCGTCGATCTGCCCGAGCCCGCCAAGGTCGCGAGCCGTCTCGGTAACCTGGCGCGCAGGAAGCCGGTGGGCCTGCCCGGCCTGTCGGAGCCGCAGGTGGTGCGCCATTACACGCGGCTTTCGCAGAAGAACTACGCCATCGATACGGGGCTCTACCCGCTGGGCTCCTGCACGATGAAGCACAATCCGCGCCTCAACGAGAAGATGGTGCGGCTGCAGGGCCTGGCCGATCTCCATCCGCTGCAGCCGGTCTCGACCGTGCAAGGCGCGCTCGAGCTGATCGACCAGCTGGCGCATTGGCTGAAGACGCTGACCGGCATGCCGGCGGTGGCGATGTCGCCCGGTGCCGGCGCCCATGGCGAACTCTGCGGAATCATGGCGATCCGTGCCGCCCTCGAGCATCGCGGCGATGCGAGGAAGCGCATCCTGGTGCCGGAATCCGCCCATGGCACGAACCCGGCGACGGCGGCGGCCTGCGGTTATGAGGTCGATCCGATCCCGGCCAACGCCAAGGGCCGTGTCGATCTCGAAGCGTTCCGCGCCAAGCTCGGCCCCGACGTGGCCGGCATCATGATCACCAACCCCAACACCTGCGGCCTGTTCGAGCCCGACATCGTCGAGATCGCCGAGGCGATCCATGGGGCCGGCGGCTTCTTCTACTGCGATGGCGCCAACTTCAACGCGATCGTGGGCCGCGTGCGGCCGGGCGATCTCGGCATCGACTGCATGCATATCAACCTGCACAAGAC
The nucleotide sequence above comes from Hypericibacter terrae. Encoded proteins:
- the gcvT gene encoding glycine cleavage system aminomethyltransferase GcvT, whose amino-acid sequence is MTSSSDSAALKTTPLHALHLALGAKMVPFAGYDMPVQYPTGILTEHLHCRAAAGLFDVSHMGQLRLTGRHAAQALEALVPADIQALEPMRQRYTQFTDANGGILDDLMVTNAGDHLFLVVNADCKDADLAHLQAKLPGVIAIKPLPDQALLALQGPKAVTVLARMAPEVARMKFMSAAEVTLEGVTCFVTRSGYTGEDGYEISIPAEKAVAFAKRLLDQPEVKPIGLGARDSLRLEAGLCLYGHDIDTTTSPVEADLVWSIGKRRRAEGGFPGAARIQRELKEGTSRKRVGILPAGRAPVRDGTELMAGAKRIGKVTSGGFGPSLGGPLAMGYVETGFAKPSQELEAIVRGKPLPVQVAPLPFVKTSYYRG
- the gcvH gene encoding glycine cleavage system protein GcvH, with translation MSTLRYTEEHEWIRVEGDTATIGISAYAQEQLGDVVFVDLPQPGKKVEKGKEVAVVESVKAASEVYAPVSGEVVAVNSDLATEPARVNSDPMGNGWFVKLKLSNKAELDGLMDQAAYDAYVKGLH
- the gcvPA gene encoding aminomethyl-transferring glycine dehydrogenase subunit GcvPA, with product MRYLPLTPADRQSMLARIGVRSMDDLYRDVPPKARRDKPVDLPSHQGELEVERAIGALAAKNLGTAKAPSFLGAGAYRHHVPAAVDHLIQRGEFLTSYTPYQPEVTQGTLEYLFEFQTQVALLTGMEVANASMYDGGTACAEAVMMANRVTRRSKAVLSGALHPHYAEITRTHAHFLGFKVEQPPADPEGKEDLARLVDADTSCVVVQNPNVFGHIQDLSGLAEACHKAGALLVVAVTEVVSLGAIEPPGAMGADIVVAEGQALGNSLGFGGPYVGLFATREKFLRQMPGRLVGETKDVDGRRGWVLTLSTREQHIRREKATSNICTNSGLCALAFTIHLTLLGEAGFQRLAALNHAAACMLADKLATLPGVSVLTRSFFNEFTVKLPKPAGPVVEALAKRGILGGVPASRLWPNEKALENLLLVAATETNTGADMDALAAALKEVLA
- the gcvPB gene encoding aminomethyl-transferring glycine dehydrogenase subunit GcvPB, with translation MNVDPVTGTYSGNRGLQVEEPLIFEQGEEGRCGVDLPEPAKVASRLGNLARRKPVGLPGLSEPQVVRHYTRLSQKNYAIDTGLYPLGSCTMKHNPRLNEKMVRLQGLADLHPLQPVSTVQGALELIDQLAHWLKTLTGMPAVAMSPGAGAHGELCGIMAIRAALEHRGDARKRILVPESAHGTNPATAAACGYEVDPIPANAKGRVDLEAFRAKLGPDVAGIMITNPNTCGLFEPDIVEIAEAIHGAGGFFYCDGANFNAIVGRVRPGDLGIDCMHINLHKTFSTPHGGGGPGAGPVVLSEALAPFAPVPWVVHGAKGFDLVEQDPKKQAFGRLKGFHGQMGMFVRALAYMMSHGSDGLKQVAEDAVLNANYILASLKDDMSPAFPGTCMHEALFDDHFLKDTGVTTLDFAKALIDEGYHPMTMYFPLVVHGALLVEPTETESKDSLDRFIEVLRSLARRAKSGDAAYFEAAPKLTPRRRLDETAAARKPVLRWVPGSNTAKAAE